In one window of Episyrphus balteatus chromosome 3, idEpiBalt1.1, whole genome shotgun sequence DNA:
- the LOC129916252 gene encoding protein sneaky isoform X4, whose translation MFYFVIKTIKIIVKPIKYGISSLIGALHNGSHKWKVKNYVLSYLSGIFLAIVFWKTFIQTLGFPIDFTYGLLLFLVIILGLGFVFTTAIKCITVLACVGLLGKTGRSFLRALCMTYIISAMKDEMADIRKNFENIEEVLQPIKDEIDDENQNNSSNVNPIVERFIRQDILPALSFADPTNQTERLSKAQAIKDKYSKKMQLRCREQLEKGENRCKNAFSSAHEKCMERLPVVVDTLLCWPLRIDFVCNMELLGYQETGGICDPSGVIDPKLGENMINLKETEHDLFQNVTDAGISFEVVKIQQPPQLKAAKETANIVMEEITAKKKSFDYIMSIMQRILSFVFLRVIHSSIMYHRNYLRRIDFDNIYIMPYFKRIDQRRGERNQHTLLPLKKFQRNFLVDTEKPCNHSKDESRAMTFLFLQFILEIFVSGLFLLLDHMIVVLLKIVASKSEITYYQEGEHIISFSINGTGLMARLMRTTLKNFNMHERVSTFLTNKPCLPQPSALPKRFYLTLLGLYLATLLLIYYSTLTMRSRMYICGFFYRKREKQRTLHLYNKMLKNRKILFETMYRKVKDDLEAKKLKMNLNLLLRLRFKYPKYFSWLRWFNITRRNCLICGEREPRNAANTLLVQFVECTTSDCNFTYCEECWLDIGEVCVACQSGEKVLRCCN comes from the exons atgttttattttgtaataaaaactataaaaataattgtCAAACCTATCAAATATGGAATATCATCCCTTATTGGTGCTTTGCATAATGGAAGTCATAAATGGAAAGTGAAAAACTATGTATTGAGCTATTTAAGTGGAATCTTCTTAGCAATAGTATTTTGGAAGACTTTTATTCAGACACTAGGATTTCCAATTGACTTCACTTATGGATTACTACTATTCCTTGTTATCATTCTAG GTTTAGGCTTTGTATTTACTACAGCTATCAAATGTATAACAGTTCTGGCATGTGTTGGATTGTTAGGTAAGACAGGGAGGAGCTTCCTTCGAGCTTTATGTATGACTTATATTATATCAG CCATGAAAGATGAAATGGctgatataagaaaaaatttcgaaaacatCGAAGAAGTCTTACAGCCTATCAAAGATGAAATTGATGATGAAAATCAGAACAATTCCTCAAACGTCAACCCTATTGTAGAAAGATTTATTCGTCAAGATATTTTACCAGCTTTATCATTTGCTGATCCAACCAATCAAACTGAAAGACTATCAAAAGCTCAAGCTATCAAAgacaaatattcaaaaaagatGCAACTGCGATGTAGAGAACAATTGGAGAAGGGTGAGAACCGTTGTAAGAATGCATTTTCCAGTGCTCATGAAAAGTGTATGGAAAGGTTGCCAGTTGTGGTTGATACACTCCTATGTTGGCCACTAcgaattgattttgtttgtaaTATGGAACTTTTGGGATATCAAGAAACTGGAGGAATTTGTGATCCGAGCGGTGTTATTGATCCAAAACTGGGTGAAAATATGATTAATTTGAAAGAAACCGAACATGATCTTTTTCAAAATGTAACTGATGCTGGAATTTCATTCGAAGTTGTCAAAATTCAGCAACCACCTCAGTTAAA agcTGCAAAAGAAACAGCAAACATTGTCATGGAAGAAATCACGGCAAAGAAGAAATCATTTGATTACATTATGTCTATTATGCAGAGAATACtttcatttgtatttttaagaGTTATTCACT CTTCTATAATGTACCACAGGAACTATTTACGAAGAATCGATTTCGATAATATTTATATAATGCCATATTTCAAGAGAATCGATCAACGGCGAGGAGAACGTAATCAACACACTTTGCTGCcattaaaaaaa TTCCAACGTAATTTTTTAGTCGATACTGAAAAACCCTGTAATCATTCCAAAGATGAATCAAGAGCTATGACATTTCTGTTTTTGCAATTTATTCTTGAAATATTTGTATCAGGATTATTTTTGCTCCTTGACCACATGATAGTTGTACTATTGAAAATTGTTGCTTCGAAGTCCGAAATCACTTATTATCAAGAAGGTGAACATATAATTTCATTTtct ATTAATGGAACTGGACTCATGGCCCGTCTTATGCgaacaacattaaaaaatttcaatatgcaTGAACGTGTTTCTACATTTTTGACAAATAAACCATGTTTACCGCAACCATCGGCTTTGCCAAAGAG ATTCTATTTGACGTTACTTGGATTATATTTAGCAACATTGCTTCTAATTTATTACAGTACGCTAACTATGCGTTCTAGAATGTACATTTGTGGTTTTTTCTATCGCAAAAGAGAAAAGCAAAGAACTCTACATCTCTAcaataaaatgttaaagaatCGTAAAATTCTGTTCGAAACTATGTATCGCAAGGTAAAAGATGATTTGGAGGCGAAAAAACTCAAGATGAACTTAAATTTGTTGTTG CGGCTGCGTTTTAAATACCCAAAATATTTTAGTTGGCTTCGATGGTTCAATATCACCCGACGGAATTGTTTAATATGTGGTGAACGGGAACCAAGAAATG CTGCAAATACTTTGTTAGTTCAGTTTGTAGAATGTACAACTTCAGACTGCAATTTTACTTATTGCGAAGAATGTTGGCTTGATATTGGAGAAGTATGTGTTGCATGTCAGAGTggagaaaaagttttaagatgctgcaattaa
- the LOC129916252 gene encoding protein sneaky isoform X3, protein MFYFVIKTIKIIVKPIKYGISSLIGALHNGSHKWKVKNYVLSYLSGIFLAIVFWKTFIQTLGFPIDFTYGLLLFLVIILGLGFVFTTAIKCITVLACVGLLGKTGRSFLRALCMTYIISGPLSNLAFNGQETVRVFACTTVLTYNLTKTRFDLMSKPFQNTLAAMKDEMADIRKNFENIEEVLQPIKDEIDDENQNNSSNVNPIVERFIRQDILPALSFADPTNQTERLSKAQAIKDKYSKKMQLRCREQLEKGENRCKNAFSSAHEKCMERLPVVVDTLLCWPLRIDFVCNMELLGYQETGGICDPSGVIDPKLGENMINLKETEHDLFQNVTDAGISFEVVKIQQPPQLKAAKETANIVMEEITAKKKSFDYIMSIMQRILSFVFLRVIHSSIMYHRNYLRRIDFDNIYIMPYFKRIDQRRGERNQHTLLPLKKFQRNFLVDTEKPCNHSKDESRAMTFLFLQFILEIFVSGLFLLLDHMIVVLLKIVASKSEITYYQEGEHIISFSINGTGLMARLMRTTLKNFNMHERVSTFLTNKPCLPQPSALPKSTLTMRSRMYICGFFYRKREKQRTLHLYNKMLKNRKILFETMYRKVKDDLEAKKLKMNLNLLLRLRFKYPKYFSWLRWFNITRRNCLICGEREPRNAANTLLVQFVECTTSDCNFTYCEECWLDIGEVCVACQSGEKVLRCCN, encoded by the exons atgttttattttgtaataaaaactataaaaataattgtCAAACCTATCAAATATGGAATATCATCCCTTATTGGTGCTTTGCATAATGGAAGTCATAAATGGAAAGTGAAAAACTATGTATTGAGCTATTTAAGTGGAATCTTCTTAGCAATAGTATTTTGGAAGACTTTTATTCAGACACTAGGATTTCCAATTGACTTCACTTATGGATTACTACTATTCCTTGTTATCATTCTAG GTTTAGGCTTTGTATTTACTACAGCTATCAAATGTATAACAGTTCTGGCATGTGTTGGATTGTTAGGTAAGACAGGGAGGAGCTTCCTTCGAGCTTTATGTATGACTTATATTATATCAG GACCATTATCAAATCTGGCATTCAATGGTCAAGAAACAGTTCGAGTGTTTGCTTGCACAACAGTGTTAACCTACAATCTTACGAAAACACGATTTGACCTAATGAGTAAACCTTTTCAAAACACTCTTGCAGCCATGAAAGATGAAATGGctgatataagaaaaaatttcgaaaacatCGAAGAAGTCTTACAGCCTATCAAAGATGAAATTGATGATGAAAATCAGAACAATTCCTCAAACGTCAACCCTATTGTAGAAAGATTTATTCGTCAAGATATTTTACCAGCTTTATCATTTGCTGATCCAACCAATCAAACTGAAAGACTATCAAAAGCTCAAGCTATCAAAgacaaatattcaaaaaagatGCAACTGCGATGTAGAGAACAATTGGAGAAGGGTGAGAACCGTTGTAAGAATGCATTTTCCAGTGCTCATGAAAAGTGTATGGAAAGGTTGCCAGTTGTGGTTGATACACTCCTATGTTGGCCACTAcgaattgattttgtttgtaaTATGGAACTTTTGGGATATCAAGAAACTGGAGGAATTTGTGATCCGAGCGGTGTTATTGATCCAAAACTGGGTGAAAATATGATTAATTTGAAAGAAACCGAACATGATCTTTTTCAAAATGTAACTGATGCTGGAATTTCATTCGAAGTTGTCAAAATTCAGCAACCACCTCAGTTAAA agcTGCAAAAGAAACAGCAAACATTGTCATGGAAGAAATCACGGCAAAGAAGAAATCATTTGATTACATTATGTCTATTATGCAGAGAATACtttcatttgtatttttaagaGTTATTCACT CTTCTATAATGTACCACAGGAACTATTTACGAAGAATCGATTTCGATAATATTTATATAATGCCATATTTCAAGAGAATCGATCAACGGCGAGGAGAACGTAATCAACACACTTTGCTGCcattaaaaaaa TTCCAACGTAATTTTTTAGTCGATACTGAAAAACCCTGTAATCATTCCAAAGATGAATCAAGAGCTATGACATTTCTGTTTTTGCAATTTATTCTTGAAATATTTGTATCAGGATTATTTTTGCTCCTTGACCACATGATAGTTGTACTATTGAAAATTGTTGCTTCGAAGTCCGAAATCACTTATTATCAAGAAGGTGAACATATAATTTCATTTtct ATTAATGGAACTGGACTCATGGCCCGTCTTATGCgaacaacattaaaaaatttcaatatgcaTGAACGTGTTTCTACATTTTTGACAAATAAACCATGTTTACCGCAACCATCGGCTTTGCCAAAGAG TACGCTAACTATGCGTTCTAGAATGTACATTTGTGGTTTTTTCTATCGCAAAAGAGAAAAGCAAAGAACTCTACATCTCTAcaataaaatgttaaagaatCGTAAAATTCTGTTCGAAACTATGTATCGCAAGGTAAAAGATGATTTGGAGGCGAAAAAACTCAAGATGAACTTAAATTTGTTGTTG CGGCTGCGTTTTAAATACCCAAAATATTTTAGTTGGCTTCGATGGTTCAATATCACCCGACGGAATTGTTTAATATGTGGTGAACGGGAACCAAGAAATG CTGCAAATACTTTGTTAGTTCAGTTTGTAGAATGTACAACTTCAGACTGCAATTTTACTTATTGCGAAGAATGTTGGCTTGATATTGGAGAAGTATGTGTTGCATGTCAGAGTggagaaaaagttttaagatgctgcaattaa
- the LOC129916252 gene encoding protein sneaky isoform X2: protein MFYFVIKTIKIIVKPIKYGISSLIGALHNGSHKWKVKNYVLSYLSGIFLAIVFWKTFIQTLGFPIDFTYGLLLFLVIILGLGFVFTTAIKCITVLACVGLLGKTGRSFLRALCMTYIISGPLSNLAFNGQETVRVFACTTVLTYNLTKTRFDLMSKPFQNTLAAMKDEMADIRKNFENIEEVLQPIKDEIDDENQNNSSNVNPIVERFIRQDILPALSFADPTNQTERLSKAQAIKDKYSKKMQLRCREQLEKGENRCKNAFSSAHEKCMERLPVVVDTLLCWPLRIDFVCNMELLGYQETGGICDPSGVIDPKLGENMINLKETEHDLFQNVTDAGISFEVVKIQQPPQLKAAKETANIVMEEITAKKKSFDYIMSIMQRILSFVFLRVIHSSIMYHRNYLRRIDFDNIYIMPYFKRIDQRRGERNQHTLLPLKKFQRNFLVDTEKPCNHSKDESRAMTFLFLQFILEIFVSGLFLLLDHMIVVLLKIVASKSEITYYQEGEHIISFSINGTGLMARLMRTTLKNFNMHERVSTFLTNKPCLPQPSALPKRFYLTLLGLYLATLLLIYYSTLTMRSRMYICGFFYRKREKQRTLHLYNKMLKNRKILFETMYRKVKDDLEAKKLKMNLNLLLRLRFKYPKYFSWLRWFNITRRNCLICGEREPRNVQFVECTTSDCNFTYCEECWLDIGEVCVACQSGEKVLRCCN, encoded by the exons atgttttattttgtaataaaaactataaaaataattgtCAAACCTATCAAATATGGAATATCATCCCTTATTGGTGCTTTGCATAATGGAAGTCATAAATGGAAAGTGAAAAACTATGTATTGAGCTATTTAAGTGGAATCTTCTTAGCAATAGTATTTTGGAAGACTTTTATTCAGACACTAGGATTTCCAATTGACTTCACTTATGGATTACTACTATTCCTTGTTATCATTCTAG GTTTAGGCTTTGTATTTACTACAGCTATCAAATGTATAACAGTTCTGGCATGTGTTGGATTGTTAGGTAAGACAGGGAGGAGCTTCCTTCGAGCTTTATGTATGACTTATATTATATCAG GACCATTATCAAATCTGGCATTCAATGGTCAAGAAACAGTTCGAGTGTTTGCTTGCACAACAGTGTTAACCTACAATCTTACGAAAACACGATTTGACCTAATGAGTAAACCTTTTCAAAACACTCTTGCAGCCATGAAAGATGAAATGGctgatataagaaaaaatttcgaaaacatCGAAGAAGTCTTACAGCCTATCAAAGATGAAATTGATGATGAAAATCAGAACAATTCCTCAAACGTCAACCCTATTGTAGAAAGATTTATTCGTCAAGATATTTTACCAGCTTTATCATTTGCTGATCCAACCAATCAAACTGAAAGACTATCAAAAGCTCAAGCTATCAAAgacaaatattcaaaaaagatGCAACTGCGATGTAGAGAACAATTGGAGAAGGGTGAGAACCGTTGTAAGAATGCATTTTCCAGTGCTCATGAAAAGTGTATGGAAAGGTTGCCAGTTGTGGTTGATACACTCCTATGTTGGCCACTAcgaattgattttgtttgtaaTATGGAACTTTTGGGATATCAAGAAACTGGAGGAATTTGTGATCCGAGCGGTGTTATTGATCCAAAACTGGGTGAAAATATGATTAATTTGAAAGAAACCGAACATGATCTTTTTCAAAATGTAACTGATGCTGGAATTTCATTCGAAGTTGTCAAAATTCAGCAACCACCTCAGTTAAA agcTGCAAAAGAAACAGCAAACATTGTCATGGAAGAAATCACGGCAAAGAAGAAATCATTTGATTACATTATGTCTATTATGCAGAGAATACtttcatttgtatttttaagaGTTATTCACT CTTCTATAATGTACCACAGGAACTATTTACGAAGAATCGATTTCGATAATATTTATATAATGCCATATTTCAAGAGAATCGATCAACGGCGAGGAGAACGTAATCAACACACTTTGCTGCcattaaaaaaa TTCCAACGTAATTTTTTAGTCGATACTGAAAAACCCTGTAATCATTCCAAAGATGAATCAAGAGCTATGACATTTCTGTTTTTGCAATTTATTCTTGAAATATTTGTATCAGGATTATTTTTGCTCCTTGACCACATGATAGTTGTACTATTGAAAATTGTTGCTTCGAAGTCCGAAATCACTTATTATCAAGAAGGTGAACATATAATTTCATTTtct ATTAATGGAACTGGACTCATGGCCCGTCTTATGCgaacaacattaaaaaatttcaatatgcaTGAACGTGTTTCTACATTTTTGACAAATAAACCATGTTTACCGCAACCATCGGCTTTGCCAAAGAG ATTCTATTTGACGTTACTTGGATTATATTTAGCAACATTGCTTCTAATTTATTACAGTACGCTAACTATGCGTTCTAGAATGTACATTTGTGGTTTTTTCTATCGCAAAAGAGAAAAGCAAAGAACTCTACATCTCTAcaataaaatgttaaagaatCGTAAAATTCTGTTCGAAACTATGTATCGCAAGGTAAAAGATGATTTGGAGGCGAAAAAACTCAAGATGAACTTAAATTTGTTGTTG CGGCTGCGTTTTAAATACCCAAAATATTTTAGTTGGCTTCGATGGTTCAATATCACCCGACGGAATTGTTTAATATGTGGTGAACGGGAACCAAGAAATG TTCAGTTTGTAGAATGTACAACTTCAGACTGCAATTTTACTTATTGCGAAGAATGTTGGCTTGATATTGGAGAAGTATGTGTTGCATGTCAGAGTggagaaaaagttttaagatgctgcaattaa
- the LOC129916252 gene encoding protein sneaky isoform X1 produces MFYFVIKTIKIIVKPIKYGISSLIGALHNGSHKWKVKNYVLSYLSGIFLAIVFWKTFIQTLGFPIDFTYGLLLFLVIILGLGFVFTTAIKCITVLACVGLLGKTGRSFLRALCMTYIISGPLSNLAFNGQETVRVFACTTVLTYNLTKTRFDLMSKPFQNTLAAMKDEMADIRKNFENIEEVLQPIKDEIDDENQNNSSNVNPIVERFIRQDILPALSFADPTNQTERLSKAQAIKDKYSKKMQLRCREQLEKGENRCKNAFSSAHEKCMERLPVVVDTLLCWPLRIDFVCNMELLGYQETGGICDPSGVIDPKLGENMINLKETEHDLFQNVTDAGISFEVVKIQQPPQLKAAKETANIVMEEITAKKKSFDYIMSIMQRILSFVFLRVIHSSIMYHRNYLRRIDFDNIYIMPYFKRIDQRRGERNQHTLLPLKKFQRNFLVDTEKPCNHSKDESRAMTFLFLQFILEIFVSGLFLLLDHMIVVLLKIVASKSEITYYQEGEHIISFSINGTGLMARLMRTTLKNFNMHERVSTFLTNKPCLPQPSALPKRFYLTLLGLYLATLLLIYYSTLTMRSRMYICGFFYRKREKQRTLHLYNKMLKNRKILFETMYRKVKDDLEAKKLKMNLNLLLRLRFKYPKYFSWLRWFNITRRNCLICGEREPRNAANTLLVQFVECTTSDCNFTYCEECWLDIGEVCVACQSGEKVLRCCN; encoded by the exons atgttttattttgtaataaaaactataaaaataattgtCAAACCTATCAAATATGGAATATCATCCCTTATTGGTGCTTTGCATAATGGAAGTCATAAATGGAAAGTGAAAAACTATGTATTGAGCTATTTAAGTGGAATCTTCTTAGCAATAGTATTTTGGAAGACTTTTATTCAGACACTAGGATTTCCAATTGACTTCACTTATGGATTACTACTATTCCTTGTTATCATTCTAG GTTTAGGCTTTGTATTTACTACAGCTATCAAATGTATAACAGTTCTGGCATGTGTTGGATTGTTAGGTAAGACAGGGAGGAGCTTCCTTCGAGCTTTATGTATGACTTATATTATATCAG GACCATTATCAAATCTGGCATTCAATGGTCAAGAAACAGTTCGAGTGTTTGCTTGCACAACAGTGTTAACCTACAATCTTACGAAAACACGATTTGACCTAATGAGTAAACCTTTTCAAAACACTCTTGCAGCCATGAAAGATGAAATGGctgatataagaaaaaatttcgaaaacatCGAAGAAGTCTTACAGCCTATCAAAGATGAAATTGATGATGAAAATCAGAACAATTCCTCAAACGTCAACCCTATTGTAGAAAGATTTATTCGTCAAGATATTTTACCAGCTTTATCATTTGCTGATCCAACCAATCAAACTGAAAGACTATCAAAAGCTCAAGCTATCAAAgacaaatattcaaaaaagatGCAACTGCGATGTAGAGAACAATTGGAGAAGGGTGAGAACCGTTGTAAGAATGCATTTTCCAGTGCTCATGAAAAGTGTATGGAAAGGTTGCCAGTTGTGGTTGATACACTCCTATGTTGGCCACTAcgaattgattttgtttgtaaTATGGAACTTTTGGGATATCAAGAAACTGGAGGAATTTGTGATCCGAGCGGTGTTATTGATCCAAAACTGGGTGAAAATATGATTAATTTGAAAGAAACCGAACATGATCTTTTTCAAAATGTAACTGATGCTGGAATTTCATTCGAAGTTGTCAAAATTCAGCAACCACCTCAGTTAAA agcTGCAAAAGAAACAGCAAACATTGTCATGGAAGAAATCACGGCAAAGAAGAAATCATTTGATTACATTATGTCTATTATGCAGAGAATACtttcatttgtatttttaagaGTTATTCACT CTTCTATAATGTACCACAGGAACTATTTACGAAGAATCGATTTCGATAATATTTATATAATGCCATATTTCAAGAGAATCGATCAACGGCGAGGAGAACGTAATCAACACACTTTGCTGCcattaaaaaaa TTCCAACGTAATTTTTTAGTCGATACTGAAAAACCCTGTAATCATTCCAAAGATGAATCAAGAGCTATGACATTTCTGTTTTTGCAATTTATTCTTGAAATATTTGTATCAGGATTATTTTTGCTCCTTGACCACATGATAGTTGTACTATTGAAAATTGTTGCTTCGAAGTCCGAAATCACTTATTATCAAGAAGGTGAACATATAATTTCATTTtct ATTAATGGAACTGGACTCATGGCCCGTCTTATGCgaacaacattaaaaaatttcaatatgcaTGAACGTGTTTCTACATTTTTGACAAATAAACCATGTTTACCGCAACCATCGGCTTTGCCAAAGAG ATTCTATTTGACGTTACTTGGATTATATTTAGCAACATTGCTTCTAATTTATTACAGTACGCTAACTATGCGTTCTAGAATGTACATTTGTGGTTTTTTCTATCGCAAAAGAGAAAAGCAAAGAACTCTACATCTCTAcaataaaatgttaaagaatCGTAAAATTCTGTTCGAAACTATGTATCGCAAGGTAAAAGATGATTTGGAGGCGAAAAAACTCAAGATGAACTTAAATTTGTTGTTG CGGCTGCGTTTTAAATACCCAAAATATTTTAGTTGGCTTCGATGGTTCAATATCACCCGACGGAATTGTTTAATATGTGGTGAACGGGAACCAAGAAATG CTGCAAATACTTTGTTAGTTCAGTTTGTAGAATGTACAACTTCAGACTGCAATTTTACTTATTGCGAAGAATGTTGGCTTGATATTGGAGAAGTATGTGTTGCATGTCAGAGTggagaaaaagttttaagatgctgcaattaa
- the LOC129916252 gene encoding protein sneaky isoform X5 — MFYFVIKTIKIIVKPIKYGISSLIGALHNGSHKWKVKNYVLSYLSGIFLAIVFWKTFIQTLGFPIDFTYGLLLFLVIILGLGFVFTTAIKCITVLACVGLLAMKDEMADIRKNFENIEEVLQPIKDEIDDENQNNSSNVNPIVERFIRQDILPALSFADPTNQTERLSKAQAIKDKYSKKMQLRCREQLEKGENRCKNAFSSAHEKCMERLPVVVDTLLCWPLRIDFVCNMELLGYQETGGICDPSGVIDPKLGENMINLKETEHDLFQNVTDAGISFEVVKIQQPPQLKAAKETANIVMEEITAKKKSFDYIMSIMQRILSFVFLRVIHSSIMYHRNYLRRIDFDNIYIMPYFKRIDQRRGERNQHTLLPLKKFQRNFLVDTEKPCNHSKDESRAMTFLFLQFILEIFVSGLFLLLDHMIVVLLKIVASKSEITYYQEGEHIISFSINGTGLMARLMRTTLKNFNMHERVSTFLTNKPCLPQPSALPKRFYLTLLGLYLATLLLIYYSTLTMRSRMYICGFFYRKREKQRTLHLYNKMLKNRKILFETMYRKVKDDLEAKKLKMNLNLLLRLRFKYPKYFSWLRWFNITRRNCLICGEREPRNAANTLLVQFVECTTSDCNFTYCEECWLDIGEVCVACQSGEKVLRCCN; from the exons atgttttattttgtaataaaaactataaaaataattgtCAAACCTATCAAATATGGAATATCATCCCTTATTGGTGCTTTGCATAATGGAAGTCATAAATGGAAAGTGAAAAACTATGTATTGAGCTATTTAAGTGGAATCTTCTTAGCAATAGTATTTTGGAAGACTTTTATTCAGACACTAGGATTTCCAATTGACTTCACTTATGGATTACTACTATTCCTTGTTATCATTCTAG GTTTAGGCTTTGTATTTACTACAGCTATCAAATGTATAACAGTTCTGGCATGTGTTGGATTGTTAG CCATGAAAGATGAAATGGctgatataagaaaaaatttcgaaaacatCGAAGAAGTCTTACAGCCTATCAAAGATGAAATTGATGATGAAAATCAGAACAATTCCTCAAACGTCAACCCTATTGTAGAAAGATTTATTCGTCAAGATATTTTACCAGCTTTATCATTTGCTGATCCAACCAATCAAACTGAAAGACTATCAAAAGCTCAAGCTATCAAAgacaaatattcaaaaaagatGCAACTGCGATGTAGAGAACAATTGGAGAAGGGTGAGAACCGTTGTAAGAATGCATTTTCCAGTGCTCATGAAAAGTGTATGGAAAGGTTGCCAGTTGTGGTTGATACACTCCTATGTTGGCCACTAcgaattgattttgtttgtaaTATGGAACTTTTGGGATATCAAGAAACTGGAGGAATTTGTGATCCGAGCGGTGTTATTGATCCAAAACTGGGTGAAAATATGATTAATTTGAAAGAAACCGAACATGATCTTTTTCAAAATGTAACTGATGCTGGAATTTCATTCGAAGTTGTCAAAATTCAGCAACCACCTCAGTTAAA agcTGCAAAAGAAACAGCAAACATTGTCATGGAAGAAATCACGGCAAAGAAGAAATCATTTGATTACATTATGTCTATTATGCAGAGAATACtttcatttgtatttttaagaGTTATTCACT CTTCTATAATGTACCACAGGAACTATTTACGAAGAATCGATTTCGATAATATTTATATAATGCCATATTTCAAGAGAATCGATCAACGGCGAGGAGAACGTAATCAACACACTTTGCTGCcattaaaaaaa TTCCAACGTAATTTTTTAGTCGATACTGAAAAACCCTGTAATCATTCCAAAGATGAATCAAGAGCTATGACATTTCTGTTTTTGCAATTTATTCTTGAAATATTTGTATCAGGATTATTTTTGCTCCTTGACCACATGATAGTTGTACTATTGAAAATTGTTGCTTCGAAGTCCGAAATCACTTATTATCAAGAAGGTGAACATATAATTTCATTTtct ATTAATGGAACTGGACTCATGGCCCGTCTTATGCgaacaacattaaaaaatttcaatatgcaTGAACGTGTTTCTACATTTTTGACAAATAAACCATGTTTACCGCAACCATCGGCTTTGCCAAAGAG ATTCTATTTGACGTTACTTGGATTATATTTAGCAACATTGCTTCTAATTTATTACAGTACGCTAACTATGCGTTCTAGAATGTACATTTGTGGTTTTTTCTATCGCAAAAGAGAAAAGCAAAGAACTCTACATCTCTAcaataaaatgttaaagaatCGTAAAATTCTGTTCGAAACTATGTATCGCAAGGTAAAAGATGATTTGGAGGCGAAAAAACTCAAGATGAACTTAAATTTGTTGTTG CGGCTGCGTTTTAAATACCCAAAATATTTTAGTTGGCTTCGATGGTTCAATATCACCCGACGGAATTGTTTAATATGTGGTGAACGGGAACCAAGAAATG CTGCAAATACTTTGTTAGTTCAGTTTGTAGAATGTACAACTTCAGACTGCAATTTTACTTATTGCGAAGAATGTTGGCTTGATATTGGAGAAGTATGTGTTGCATGTCAGAGTggagaaaaagttttaagatgctgcaattaa